The stretch of DNA AAGCTGGGAAGTGCAGGGAGAGATGTCGGTGAAAAACACCGACATCAGCCGGTGAGAAACACCGACATCAGCTCGGTGAAAAGTTTTAAAGGTATTAGAGGGTTTAAATTATCCTTTTCGCTTTATCCTCTTGACAAAATATACCTTACCCCTAAGGATCCATAACCAGCCCCAAAACCAGAAATAAAGTTTGTCCCAATAAAATAGGTTGGAATCCAATCAATCGTTAAACTAATTGGAGCGTCTTCGAAGGTGTAGTCCAAGCCTAGGTAACCTTGAATACCAATACTAGAAGAGGAATACCGCTGGCCAAAATAAACCTTTTCATCATAACTCCAGATAAAAAAAGAAGCGCCTCCGCCAAAGTAATACTGGAGTCCGGGCGCACTTTCAATCGGCTTGTGCACTTGGTAAGCACCACTAATGGACAGCCAATTGTAAAAAGAATAACTGCGAAAACCGATATAACCTTCCAGCGCATTTGATTCATTCATAAAATACTTGATGGAAGCGGATAATGGCGAACCAAGTCTCGCTCCAATCGCCGTTTTATATTCCTGCCCATTAAGCTGGAAAGCTGCTAAGAACAACAAGGTCACTGAAAAAGAAAGTACTTTTACATTCATTCTCATTAGATTAGGAATTTAGTTAGGAAAAGAAATATAACAACATTACTTACATCCTTGTATCGCCTGTTCCCATACGGTCATCATCTGGCGAGCCATTTCAATATTATCTAACAGTAGCAGGAAACTGTTTACCTCAGGGCTACCTTTCCCATCATCTTGTGCATGCTGGATAGCTTTTTGCCTTTTTTGAGCAGTAATTTCAATGGCCAATTCTTTGCTAGAAATATTAAAATCAATTTTTTCTGCATCCAAATCACCCAACTCAAAGTCATAGGTGTGGCTGACTGTCTTTTTGGATTTTTCAATAGTTTGATTGAAGGTCCACTTACAGGCATTTGCTGCATCTTGAACAAGGCTTTGTTGATAAGCGGCCGTTGGCGTTTCAATGGCTGTTGTATGGTCTGCAATCCACTGGAAAGCCCCTTCTGCACCTAATGGCGCTTTCATTACCAAATCTGTTTTACAATTGGAAATCACTTTGGGAAGTAGTTGTTGCAAGTATCGGGCATTTTCCACATCTGATGCATAAATAACCTGTTTATTACTATATTTCTCGAAAACGCCATTGTCGAATGACTGGAAAAGCATTGTTTTATCCGCTGTTACCATATCAAGGGTAATGGTCTTACCGGCAATACTAACATCCAGGTTTTGATGATCCAAGTCATTAAAGTTGAAATTAACGCTGGTTTTTGATGAGCCATTTTTTGTAGACTTCGTTTGGGTTAATTCCGTAATACAGCTTGTTCCTATCTCCTGATTTACAGGATCTCCGCCATCTATCCCTATGGCCAAATGTTCTTTTAACAAAGCTAAGCTTTCTTCTCGGCTATCTACCACCGGTACGTAGATCCGGAATGCTTCTCTAGCCCAGGGTATCATTTGCTGTATAGCATTTACCATTAATTTCCCCTCCTCTACCGTTTCCACCATCACACTGAATTTATTGCTATATCCCTTCAATTCTCCCTTTTTACGCTCTGTAATAAAAGCTACCTTATCCGTTGTTTGACCTGTAACAAATAGTTTTTTTCCCTGAACATCAATAGCAATGGTGTTGGGATTGAGGTCTATTAGGTTAACAACGGCTTCTTCCTCATCAAGGTTAAACGTCACTTGTGTAGCGATATCCTTTCCGCGAGTAAACGATTGTTGGAAAAAATTATTCCCGCCCCTCACATCTCTCGTATTTTCAGCAAGCCACTCCATACCATTATCCAGGTTAACCAATTCCACCCTTTCGTTGACTTGTTCCCTGGCCTGAGCAATGGCAGCTCTAAAGCCCGCTTGTATGGCTTGGGCATTGGCAGGATCAACGGCATAAAGCGTGAAGGATTGAGTATAATTATCCTGCTTCCCATTGGTAAACGGAAGAATAAATTTTTGCTTGTCCAGGCAACTTATCTTGATTTCATAATGGGTTTTCTTCTGGGAATAATCGATTTGGTCTTGATCGATATTTACCAGGTTGAATTGATACTTGTCATTGGTGACCTTATTTCCTTTGAAGGTTTTAACTTCCAGGGTTACCAAATAAGGTGCTTCGGTTTCAAAGACCAAGGTTTGCTCGAAACGTTCCTTCTCGGTAGTAACCGTAGACAAATGGTTCATCATATTCTGTAGGCTGATGGCTAGTTCATTTGGGGGCACCAGCGGAGCTACTATTTCCTGGGCATTTAAAAAAACGGACGTTATTCCGAGGAAGAAAATACTTAGTAGTTTGACGGAAATAAATGGTACACCTTTTTTCAAATATTCGCGACTATTTTCACACAACTTCCTTTCTGTCAGTTGTTTTGAAAATTTTAGCGAATCAAAAGTTGTATCATTTATTTTTCTTCCGTCTCTTAGTGAAAAACGCATAGGGATTTTTTTTTGAGTTAGCAAATAGCATTTTTTGGGTTCTCTTCCTGTTTTGAGTACTAATGGCAAGCAAAAAAGGTCAGAGAAGGTCCTTTTTCAACAAAAAATTACATAAAAAAGATTAATCCGCCAACTTTTTACATTATCCTTTTTATACTACGCACTTTATACTCGATTACTCCTTATCTTTGCTGCACTTTTGATGAAAATCGAACTTTTTAAGCGTTTTTGTCATTGATGGATAAAAAATAGCGGATAAGATGTTTCCAATATATGATGTGATTGTGGTAGGAGCTGGACATGCAGGCTGTGAAGCAGCAGTGTCCGCTGCGAATATGGGGTCTAAGGTGCTGTTGGCCACGATGAATATGAATACGATAGCGCAGATGTCCTGCAATCCGGCAATGGGTGGCGTGGCCAAAGGACAAATTGTGCGGGAAGTTGATGCTTTAGGCGGTTATTCTGGCATTGTTACCGATCATACCATGATCCAATTCCGGATGCTCAACAAGTCCAAAGGTCCCGCTATGTGGAGCCCACGCGCCCAAAGTGATCGGATGCTTTTTGCGGCCAAATGGCGGGAAATGTTAGAGGGACATCCCAATATTGACTTCTGGCAGGAAATGGTTAATGGCTTATTGGTCAAAGATGGAAGGGTACAAGGCGTTCGGACGGGTATTGGTTTGGAGATTCAAAGTAAGTCCGTTATTTTAACCAATGGAACCTTTCTGAATGGATTGATCCACATAGGAGAAAAGCAATTTGGGGGAGGACGTGCTGGCGAAAAAGCCGCTACAGGCATCACCGAGCAACTCGTGGAGCTAGGCTTCGAAGCAGGGCGTATGAAAACAGGAACACCTGCCAGGGTGGATGGCCGCAGTCTGGACTGGGACCGAATGGAAGTTCAACCTGGGGATGAAAACCCTGGTCAATTTTCTTACACAGCTACCCCAAAACTCAAAAAACAATTACCCTGTCACGTTACCTACACCAGTAAAGAAGTACACGAGATTCTGAAAACAGGATTCGATCGTTCTCCGCTGTTTAATGGTCGAATTCGAGGATTAGGCCCTCGTTATTGCCCATCGATAGAAGATAAAATCGACCGGTTTTCAGATCGCGACCGTCACCAGTTATTTGTAGAACCAGAGGGTTGGAATACCTGCGAGATTTATGTAAATGGCTTTTCATCTTCCTTACCCGAAGATGTCCAGTTTAAAGCTATGCGCCAGATCGTTGGTTTTGAAAAGGTGAAAATGTTCAGGCCAGGCTATGCCATCGAATATGACTTTTTCCCACCGACGCAACTAAAAATATCGCTGGAAACCCATCTGGTGGAAAACCTTTTCTTTGCTGGCCAGATCAACGGTACCACAGGCTATGAAGAAGCGGCGTGCCAAGGTCTGATGGCAGGTATTAACGCTCATTTGAAGATCAATGAAGAAGAACCTTTCATTCTTCGTCGGTCTGAGGCGTATATTGGCGTGCTGATCGATGACCTCGTTAATAAGGGGACCAAAGAGCCTTATCGGATGTTTACTTCTCGGGCAGAATACCGCATCCTACTCCGTCAAGACAACGCTGACCTCCGCCTAACACCGCTCGCCCAAAAACTAGGTATGACTGGTTTAGAGGATCGAATCGCCCGTGCAGAAGAAAAGAAAGCAGCTGCCCAAGCCATCGAAAAATACTTCCAGGATACCAGTATCGACCACGACCAGGTGAATGCTTTCCTGGAGAGCAAAGGCACCGCTCCGCTCAAGCAAAAAGTGAAGCTCCATGGCGTCTTACTTCGCCCACAAATCAGTATCCAGGACCTTCGGGAAGCCATTCCTAGTATTAATACCTACCTTAATGGCTATGACCAGGAATCCGTTGAGCTCGCAGAGATCAATATGAAATACGAAGGTTATATCAAAAAGGAAGAGGAAATGGTGGCAAAAATGAGCCGCCTGGAATCGGTTCGCCTGACAGATAACTTCGACTATAAACAACTCGTTTCCTTATCATCCGAAGCCCGGGAAAAACTCACCCAGATCAAACCCAGTACCATCGGCCAAGCCAGTAGAATCAGCGGTGTTTCGCCGTCAGATATCTCGGTGTTGCTGGTGCATATGGGGAGGTAGGGTGTTGGAGAGTGGGAATGGCACAAAACAAACCGAAACTCATAGTGAATAGAGGAAGACGTAGTGGTGTTAGTGAAAAATGTCTAGGAACATGACAGGTTAACAGCTGGAGCTCGACCCAGCAGTCAAGGGGTGATTAAACATAGTTTTTTCCTAGGTGAATCACCCCTTGACGGCTCAGCGACACAGCCGCTATTTTCCTGCCTTCGGCAGGCAGGGATTTTTATTGACATTTTAACCTTAAATCCGGTTACCTTTTTCCGAAAAATGCAATAAAGGGGTATTGAAAAATCAAAACCCAATTTGATGGATACTATCGAAGAGAAAAAATACACTGCGGAAGAATATTTCAGCATCGTAGCGGAAGCAGAATACAAAATGGAATATTACCGTGGGCAAATCTTTGCCATGGCGGGCGCCAAGCCCAATCACAACATTATCAGTCTGAATGTGGGCGCCATGTTGTACCATCATCTGTTAAACAAAGAGTGCACCGTTTTTAACAGCGACCAGGCACTAGCCATTGCAGATGACATTTATTTTTACCCAGATATTATGGTGAGCTGTGGTGAGGTCGAATTGGACCAAGGGAAAATACGATTGCTAAACCCTGTCTTGATCGTAGAAATTTTGTCAAAATCAACGCAAGGTTTTGATAAGGGCAAGAAGTTTACTTACTATCGCCAAATTCCTAGTCTAAAGGAATACCTGATGCTAGACGCCGAGGCCATCGGTTTTGAATCCTATTACAAAGAAGAAAATGAGTTGTGGCGAATTTCATCCGGCTTTAAATTGGATCAATCGGTGCCTTTGTATTCGCTCGATCTCCAAGTCCCTTTAGAGGCTGTTTATAAAAAGACGATAGGGCTTATTCCAATGCCAAATTAAATGCGATGCATACCTTTGAAGAGAAAAAATACACTGCGGAAGAATATTTCAGCATCGTAGCGGAAGCAGAATACAAAATGGAATATTACCGTGGGCAAATCTTTGCTATGGCGGGCGCCAAGCCCAATCATAATATCATCAGCACGAATGTGTTGGCTTTTTTAAATACCCAATTAGCGGAAAAGGACTGTACCGTTTTTAATAGCGACCAGGCACTGGCCATTGCAGATGACATTTATTTTTACCCAGATGTTATGGTGAGTTGTGGTGAGGTCGAATTGGACCAGGGAGAAATGCGATTGTTAAACCCTGTCTTGATCGTAGAAATTTTGTCAAAATCAACGCAAGGTTTTGATAAGGGCAAGAAGTTTACTTACTATCGCCAAATTCCTAGTCTAAAGGAATACCTGATGCTAGACGCCGAGGCCATTGGTTTTGAATCCTATTACAAAGAAGAAAATGAGTTGTGGCGAATTTCATCCGGCTTTAAATTGGATCAATCGGTGCCTTTGTATTCGCTCGATCTCCAGTTGCCCTTGGAGACCGTCTATAGAAAAACCTTAGCGCTTCTCTAAGCATTGCGTTAGGAGATTGAAATGCCGTTGTAAAAACAATCCCACCCCCGAACTGTTCTAAAAATATCTGACGACTTTACAACGTTTATAAAATCTAAGGGATAACTTTATGGTTCTAAAGTGCAAAAATGTCAGCGTATTATACTAAACCGTGGCACAAACAGGCCTCAGAACATGTGAAAAATTGGTTAAGCTCCATGCATATAAAATGGCGCGCATTTAGGCAAAAATCACCTAAATGGGCATTTGCACTCAAATGGGGTTTCGGGCTAGGGATAGTCGGCCTCCTTTCTGTAGGTTTACTCATTCTGTCTATTTATTGGGGCTTTTTAGGGCCGTTGCCTAATTATGCTGAACTAAAAAATATTCAAAACAATACCGCCTCCGAGATTTATGGCGATCAGGGCATCCTATTAGGTAAATTCTATATTGAAAACCGTATCAATGCTGATTTTGAAGAGATATCTCCTAATGTGATCAATGCCTTGGTGGCCACCGAAGATGCCCGTTTTTTTGAACATAGTGGCATTGACATTCGAGCCTGGATGCGGGTACTTTTTAAATCTGTTTTACTCTTTGATGAATCTTCTGGAGGAGGTAGTACCATTAGTCAACAATTGGCTAAAAACCTTTATCCGCGTATTAGCTATAGTCTTTTTTCAACCCCCATCAATAAAATTCGGGAGATGTTTGTGGCCAGGCGATTGGAGAATATCTACACCAAAGAAGACCTCCTTAGGCTCTACCTCAATACCGTCCCTTTCAGCGAAAACATCTTTGGGATCAAAGTAGCGGCCCAACGCTTTTTCAAAAAATCGCCTGATCAGCTAGGCGTAGAAGAAGCGGCTGTGCTGGTTGGCATGCTGAAAGGCACGACGCTCTACAACCCCATTCGCAACCCCGAACTCGCCACCCAGCGCCGCAATACGGTCATGAACCAAATGGTAAAATACAATTACCTCGACCAAAACGCTTGTGATTCCTTAAAGGAAATGCCGCTGGAATTGCAATATTTCAGGGAGGGCAATAATGCAGGATTGGCCACCTATTTTCGGGAACAAGTGCGGCTGGAAGTCAATAAAATATTGGAAGATTACCCCAAACCAGATGGTAGTGCCTATAACATTTTTACGGATGGATTGAAAATATATACTTCAATTGATCCCCGTTTGCAGCAATACGCCGAAGCTGCCGTCAATACCCACATGCCTGAACTCCAGCAAGCCTTTTATAAAAACTGGGAAAAAAGAGGAGACCCCTGGGGCGGAAAAGACGTATTGGACCAAGCAAAGAAAAATTCACGGCGTTACCAACAATTAAAAGCAAAAGGCTTGAATGAGGAGGCCATAGACCAGGTTTTCGACACGCCCATTAGCATGCAAATTTTCAGCTGGGAGGACGGAGATGTAGTCAAAGAAATGAGTCCACTCGACTCCTTGAAGTATTATCTCAGCATTTTGAACACTGGCTTTTTGGCAATAGAACCCAACACAGGACTAGTGAGAGCATGGGTTGGCGGTATTAACCACAAATATTTTCAATACGACCATGTCAAATCCAGGCGTCAAGTGGGGTCCATCTTCAAGCCCATCGTCTATGCACAGGCCTTGCGGAATGGCATGTTGCCTTGCGAATATACAGACAACAAACAAGTGGTTTATGCCGACTACAAAGATTGGCAGCCGCGCAATGCCGATGGCAATTATGAAGGTGTCTATTCGATGGAAGGGGCACTGAGCCATTCCGTCAATACCGTCACCGTTGAGATCATGCGGCGGGGCGGACTCGATTCCACCCGGCTATTGGCAACGGACATGGGGATCGAAGGAGAAATCCCGGATGGCCCAGCCATTGCTCTTGGCGCAGTGGATGCTTCTTTGCAAGAAATGATCAGCGTATATGCCACCTTCGCCAATCGGGGTATCCGCCCTACCCTGCACTACCTCGATCGCATAGAAACCAGCGATGGCAACATCATTGCCGAATTTACACGCCCTGATCCTAAGACTTTCACCAGGGTCTTATCAGAAGAAATCGCTGACATGATGACCAAGATGATGGAATCCGTCATCGATAGCGGTACCGCCAAAAAGATACACTATCGTTACGGCATCTACGGGGCCATTGCCGGGAAAACGGGAACCACTCAGAACCATTCCGATGGCTGGTTTATGGGCTTTACGCCCAAGTTAGTCGCGGGTGTCTGGGTAGGGGCTGAGAGTCCGCGGGTGCATTTTCGTACCATGGGTGTCGGCCAGGGGTCCAATACAGCGCTGCCTATCTGGGGAGAATTTATGAAAAGCGTCTACAAAGACCCCACCTATAAACACTATCGCCGCACCCAATTCGAGCCCCTGTCGGATAGCCTTAGCGCCATGATGCAATGCCCGCCCTACCTGGATGAAATGCCCACCCTACTAAACGAGAATGAATCCTGGGAAGCCAACTATTACGACCAAATGTACCTTTTCCAGGCTTTGCAAGACATCCCCCCTGAAAATATCCGCTATCTCATCAACCAGCGCCCCCGCCGCAACTTCGAAACCATCTCCGATTATGCCGATCGCCTCCGCAAGCTGAATGTCCGCCTAGAGAAGCAACTGGAGCGCCAGGAGAATCGGAAGGATTTCTGGGATAAGTTGTTGTTTAGGAAGAAGGGGGAGTGAGAAACGTATCCTATCTATTCTAATTTTTTCCGAAAAAAATGCTGAATTTAGGTTAGGAAACCCCGAAATAATTTTGGACTCATCTTTTAAATTGACAATCAATCAACTGTTTATCAATCACTTATCGCCTTGGCACATCTTTTGGCATTTAGTAAATGAAAGTCATTCATTTCTAATTCAAAAAATAAAGCCATGCGAAATTTAAATAGTTTTTCGGAAAGTCACTCCAAAGTAAACTCAGC from Saprospiraceae bacterium encodes:
- the mnmG gene encoding tRNA uridine-5-carboxymethylaminomethyl(34) synthesis enzyme MnmG, which produces MFPIYDVIVVGAGHAGCEAAVSAANMGSKVLLATMNMNTIAQMSCNPAMGGVAKGQIVREVDALGGYSGIVTDHTMIQFRMLNKSKGPAMWSPRAQSDRMLFAAKWREMLEGHPNIDFWQEMVNGLLVKDGRVQGVRTGIGLEIQSKSVILTNGTFLNGLIHIGEKQFGGGRAGEKAATGITEQLVELGFEAGRMKTGTPARVDGRSLDWDRMEVQPGDENPGQFSYTATPKLKKQLPCHVTYTSKEVHEILKTGFDRSPLFNGRIRGLGPRYCPSIEDKIDRFSDRDRHQLFVEPEGWNTCEIYVNGFSSSLPEDVQFKAMRQIVGFEKVKMFRPGYAIEYDFFPPTQLKISLETHLVENLFFAGQINGTTGYEEAACQGLMAGINAHLKINEEEPFILRRSEAYIGVLIDDLVNKGTKEPYRMFTSRAEYRILLRQDNADLRLTPLAQKLGMTGLEDRIARAEEKKAAAQAIEKYFQDTSIDHDQVNAFLESKGTAPLKQKVKLHGVLLRPQISIQDLREAIPSINTYLNGYDQESVELAEINMKYEGYIKKEEEMVAKMSRLESVRLTDNFDYKQLVSLSSEAREKLTQIKPSTIGQASRISGVSPSDISVLLVHMGR
- a CDS encoding Uma2 family endonuclease produces the protein MDTIEEKKYTAEEYFSIVAEAEYKMEYYRGQIFAMAGAKPNHNIISLNVGAMLYHHLLNKECTVFNSDQALAIADDIYFYPDIMVSCGEVELDQGKIRLLNPVLIVEILSKSTQGFDKGKKFTYYRQIPSLKEYLMLDAEAIGFESYYKEENELWRISSGFKLDQSVPLYSLDLQVPLEAVYKKTIGLIPMPN
- a CDS encoding Uma2 family endonuclease is translated as MHTFEEKKYTAEEYFSIVAEAEYKMEYYRGQIFAMAGAKPNHNIISTNVLAFLNTQLAEKDCTVFNSDQALAIADDIYFYPDVMVSCGEVELDQGEMRLLNPVLIVEILSKSTQGFDKGKKFTYYRQIPSLKEYLMLDAEAIGFESYYKEENELWRISSGFKLDQSVPLYSLDLQLPLETVYRKTLALL
- a CDS encoding transglycosylase domain-containing protein translates to MHIKWRAFRQKSPKWAFALKWGFGLGIVGLLSVGLLILSIYWGFLGPLPNYAELKNIQNNTASEIYGDQGILLGKFYIENRINADFEEISPNVINALVATEDARFFEHSGIDIRAWMRVLFKSVLLFDESSGGGSTISQQLAKNLYPRISYSLFSTPINKIREMFVARRLENIYTKEDLLRLYLNTVPFSENIFGIKVAAQRFFKKSPDQLGVEEAAVLVGMLKGTTLYNPIRNPELATQRRNTVMNQMVKYNYLDQNACDSLKEMPLELQYFREGNNAGLATYFREQVRLEVNKILEDYPKPDGSAYNIFTDGLKIYTSIDPRLQQYAEAAVNTHMPELQQAFYKNWEKRGDPWGGKDVLDQAKKNSRRYQQLKAKGLNEEAIDQVFDTPISMQIFSWEDGDVVKEMSPLDSLKYYLSILNTGFLAIEPNTGLVRAWVGGINHKYFQYDHVKSRRQVGSIFKPIVYAQALRNGMLPCEYTDNKQVVYADYKDWQPRNADGNYEGVYSMEGALSHSVNTVTVEIMRRGGLDSTRLLATDMGIEGEIPDGPAIALGAVDASLQEMISVYATFANRGIRPTLHYLDRIETSDGNIIAEFTRPDPKTFTRVLSEEIADMMTKMMESVIDSGTAKKIHYRYGIYGAIAGKTGTTQNHSDGWFMGFTPKLVAGVWVGAESPRVHFRTMGVGQGSNTALPIWGEFMKSVYKDPTYKHYRRTQFEPLSDSLSAMMQCPPYLDEMPTLLNENESWEANYYDQMYLFQALQDIPPENIRYLINQRPRRNFETISDYADRLRKLNVRLEKQLERQENRKDFWDKLLFRKKGE